Proteins from a single region of Panulirus ornatus isolate Po-2019 chromosome 66, ASM3632096v1, whole genome shotgun sequence:
- the LOC139746941 gene encoding LOW QUALITY PROTEIN: protein Red-like (The sequence of the model RefSeq protein was modified relative to this genomic sequence to represent the inferred CDS: deleted 1 base in 1 codon): protein MPAGAEEVFSNPLAPLGESILDERPQRLTNADFRKLLMTPRIPAGSQKETLSSAGTKTSSTEPPTQRRENKDDVRAAERKKKKSYYAKIKKEEEEKMAELAEKYRDRAKERREGKNPDYQAEDPSQAGMGGYRAVAPDLKSGLDAAERRKQMIQESKFLGGDMEHTHLVKGLDYALLQKVRSEIQLKESEVLVEIERPIVSDGTKEKKTSAVIPQDEDELLFKTNFGRRIFSSIFNTKPPEFNDLFLTGRMAYAIDLDDEVNESDIPTTVIRSKADLQGIENMQATFTTNDIVIQKLTQILSYLRTGRTNKKQKKKDKGKNESAGRTGADDSIYGDIGDYVPSVGKASDRDKDRGDRDRDRERGRDRDRDRERDRRDRDKERGDRDRDREKERRERDRDRDRDRDRHDRDREHDRERKPRSYFSRSAHEEVKNEMRAAEERLQAQWPTGADINADKQVPQAPQQPQEQVTQQQQTQKQQQLPTQQQQQPKQVNSLLVVDDYYTECYPGMAEMQDAIDDSDDEADYTKMDMGNKKGPVGRWDFDTQEEYSDYMNQREAMPKAAFQYGVKMADGRKTRRIGGNKEKDRNAELNREWQQIQQILKRRKDTDGGSGIPEKGARYDY from the exons GTGCCGAGGAAGTGTTTTCCAACCCTTTGGCTCCACTGGGAGAAAGCATTCTTGATGAAAG aCCCCAGCGCCTTACTAATGCAGACTTCCGAAAGTTGTTGATGACTCCCCGCATTCCAGCAGGGAGTCAAAAAGAAACACTTTCTTCCGCTGGAACCAAAACATCAAGTACTGAGCCACCTACTCAGCGACGGGAAAATAAAGATGATGTCCGAGCtgcagagagaaagaagaaaaaaag TTACTATGCAAAGatcaagaaggaagaggaagaaaagatggCAGAGTTGGCAGAGAAGTACCGTGATAGAGCTAAAGAGAGACGTGAAGGGAAAAACCCTGACTATCAAGCAGAAGACCCCTCTCAGGCTGGCATGGGAGGATATCGAGCAGTAGCCCCAGATCTTAAATC AGGCTTGGATGCTGCTGAGCGTCGCAAGCAAATGATCCAAGAGTCCAAATTTTTAGGTGGTGATATGGAGCACACTCATTTAGTGAAGGGTTTGGATTATGCGCTCTTGCAGAAGGTACGATCAGAGATTCAACTTAAGGAGTCTGAGGTGTTGGTAGAAATAGAGCGTCCCATTGTATCTGatggaacaaaagaaaagaaaacatctgCAGTTATCCCTCAAGATGAGGATGAGCTTCTATTCAA GACAAATTTTGGACGTCGCATCTTCAGCAGCATTTTCAACACAAAACCACCTGAGTTTAATGACTTGTTCCTTACTGGCCGTATGGCATATGCCATTGACCTTGATGATGAAGTTAATGAGAGTGATATTCCTACTACCGTCATCCGCTCCAAAGCTGACCTCCAAGGCATTGAG AATATGCAAGCAACATTTACAACCAATGACATCGTAATCCAGAAGCTTACTCAGATTTTGTCATACCTACGCACTGGACGAACCaacaagaagcagaagaagaaagacaaagGCAAAAATGAATCT GCAGGTAGGACTGGAGCTGATGACAGTATCTATGGAGATATTGGTGACTATGTCCCATCTGTGGGAAAGGCCAGTGACCGAGACAAAGATCGTGGAGATCGTGATCGTGACCGTGAAAGGGGTAGAGATAGAGATCGTGACCGTGAGCGTGACCGCAGGGACCGGGATAAGGAGAGAGGAGACcgagacagagatagagaaaaGGAGAGACGAGAACGTGATAGAGACAGAGATAGGGATCGTGATAG GCATGATCGTGATCGAGAACATGATAGAGAAAGGAAACCCCGTTCATACTTCAGCCGTTCAGCTCATGAAGAAGTGAAGAATGAGATGCGTGCTGCAGAGGAGAGGTTACAGGCACAGTGGCCCACTGGAGCAGATATAAATGCTGACAAACAGGTCCCTCAGGCCCCTCAGCAGCCACAGGAACAGGTGACACAACAGCAACAAACACAG AAGCAACAACAATTACCtacacaacagcaacaacagccaaAACA AGTGAACAGTTTGTTGGTGGTGGATGACTACTACACTGAGTGTTACCCTGGTATGGCAGAGATGCAAGATGCCATTGATGATTCAGATGATGAAGCTGACTACACGAAGATGGACATG GGTAACAAGAAAGGTCCAGTTGGTCGTTGGGACTTCGATACACAAGAAGAATACAGTGATTACATGAATCAACGAGAAGCTATGCCAAAAGCTGCTTTTCAGTATGGTGTGAAGATGGCAGATGGTCGGAAAACTCGCCGTATAGGGGGAAATAAGGAGAAAGATCGTAATGCTGAGCTGAACAGAGAGTGGCAACAGATCCAGCAGATCCTGAAGAGACGCAAGGACACTGATGGAGGTTCTGGTATTCC